One part of the Vicia villosa cultivar HV-30 ecotype Madison, WI linkage group LG6, Vvil1.0, whole genome shotgun sequence genome encodes these proteins:
- the LOC131610461 gene encoding ADP-ribosylation factor-like encodes MGLSFTKLFSRLFAKKEMRILMVGLDAAGKTTILYKLKLGEIVTTIPTIGFNVETVEYKNISFTVWDVGGQDKIRPLWRHYFQNTQGLIFVVDSNDRDRVVEARDELHRMLNEDELRDAVLLVFANKQDLPNAMNAAEITDKLGLHSLRQRHWYIQSTCATSGEGLYEGLDWLSNNIANKA; translated from the exons ATGGGTCTGTCATTCACGAAGCTTTTTAGCCGGTTGTTTGCGAAGAAGGAGATGAGGATACTTATGGTAGGTCTCGATGCGGCTGGTAAGACCACCATTCTTTACAAGCTCAAACTTGGAGAAATTGTCACCACCATTCCCACCATCG GGTTCAATGTGGAAACGGTTGAATATAAGAACATCAGTTTTACTGTCTGGGATGTTGGAGGCCAGGACAAG ATTCGTCCTTTGTGGAGACATTATTTCCAAAATACACAAGGACTTATTTTTGTGGTTGATAGCAATGATCGAGATCGTGTTGTTGAAGCTAGGGATGAGCTGCACAGGATGTTAAATGAG GATGAGTTGAGAGATGCCGTGCTTCTAGTTTTTGCTAACAAACAAGATCTTCCAAATGCTATGAATGCTGCTGAAATTACCGATAAGCTTGGACTTCATTCACTTCGTCAGCGTCACTG GTATATCCAGAGCACATGTGCTACCTCTGGTGAAGGACTTTATGAAGGACTTGACTGGCTCTCAAACAACATCGCAAACAAG GCATAG
- the LOC131610460 gene encoding galactinol synthase 1 has translation MAPEIVQTTVKPVTGFTKPKRAYVTFLAGNGDYVKGVIGLAKGLRKVKTAYPLVVAVLPDVPEEHRQMLESQGCIVREIQPVYPPENQTQFAMAYYVINYSKLRIWEFVEYSKMIYLDGDIQVYENIDHLFDLPDGYFYAVMDCFCEKTWSHTPQYKIGYCQQCPEKVQWPKEMGQPPSLYFNAGMFLFEPSMETYHGLLKTCEATAPTPFAEQDFLNMYFKDIYRPIPLVYNLVLAMLWRHPENVDVRKVKVVHYCAAGSKPWRYTGKEENMQREDIKMLVQKWWDIYNDSSLDYKKNLIGNGEIQRNEVGREPFVQALSEVGRVRYVTAPSAA, from the exons ATGGCACCGGAAATTGTTCAAACCACTGTGAAACCAGTTACCGGTTTCACAAAACCGAAACGTGCATACGTAACGTTTCTCGCCGGTAACGGCGACTACGTGAAAGGCGTAATTGGTTTGGCAAAAGGTTTACGTAAGGTAAAAACGGCGTACCCGCTGGTCGTAGCCGTGCTTCCAGACGTACCGGAGGAGCACCGTCAGATGCTGGAATCTCAGGGATGTATCGTCCGTGAGATTCAACCTGTTTACCCACCGGAAAATCAAACTCAGTTCGCTATGGCTTATTACGTCATCAACTATTCCAAACTCCGTATATGGGAG TTTGTGGAATACAGCAAGATGATATATTTGGATGGAGACATTCAAGTATATGAAAACATAGATCATCTTTTTGATCTACCAGACGGTTATTTCTACGCTGTGATGGATTGTTTCTGTGAAAAAACTTGGAGTCATACACCACAGTACAAGATTGGGTACTGTCAGCAGTGTCCGGAGAAGGTGCAATGGCCGAAAGAAATGGGTCAACCTCCTTCACTTTACTTCAATGCTGGCATGTTTCTGTTTGAGCCAAGCATGGAAACTTATCATGGTCTTTTGAAAACTTGTGAGGCTACGGCTCCTACTCCTTTTGCGGAACAGGATTTCTTGAACATGTATTTTAAGGATATTTATAGGCCAATTCCTTTGGTTTATAATCTTGTTCTTGCTATGTTGTGGCGTCATCCTGAGAATGTTGATGTTCGGAAAGTCAAGGTTGTTCACTATTGTGCAGCG GGATCAAAGCCTTGGAGGTATACAGGGAAAGAAGAGAATATGCAGAGGGAGGATATAAAGATGTTGGTGCAGAAATGGTGGGACATATACAATGATTCTTCTCTTGACTACAAGAAGAATTTGATTGGAAATGGTGAGATTCAAAGGAATGAAGTTGGAAGAGAGCCATTTGTACAGGCTTTGTCGGAGGTTGGTCGTGTTCGATATGTGACAGCACCTTCGGCAGCTTAA